The following proteins come from a genomic window of Pararhodobacter sp.:
- a CDS encoding cytochrome c-type biogenesis protein, translating to MRKLILLLAFLASPAFAVQPDEILADPVQEARAREITAVLRCVVCRNESVDDSNAEIARDIRLMVRERIVAGDTNEETMQYMVDRFGEYILLNPTTSGSNLVLWLAGPILLLSGLGIAALTLRRRRPTTEPLSDDEEARLARILNE from the coding sequence ATGCGCAAACTGATCCTGCTGCTGGCGTTCCTCGCGTCTCCTGCCTTCGCGGTTCAGCCCGATGAAATTCTGGCGGATCCGGTGCAGGAAGCGCGCGCGCGCGAAATCACCGCGGTGCTGCGCTGCGTGGTCTGTCGCAACGAAAGCGTGGACGATTCCAACGCCGAGATTGCGCGCGACATCCGTTTGATGGTGCGCGAGCGGATCGTCGCGGGCGATACCAACGAGGAAACGATGCAGTATATGGTCGATCGGTTTGGCGAGTATATCTTGCTGAATCCGACGACCTCGGGGTCGAATCTGGTGCTTTGGCTTGCCGGGCCGATCCTGTTGTTGAGCGGCTTGGGGATTGCCGCGCTGACCTTGCGGCGCAGACGGCCAACGACCGAACCCTTGTCCGACGACGAAGAAGCCCGTTTGGCGCGGATTTTGAACGAGTGA
- the argC gene encoding N-acetyl-gamma-glutamyl-phosphate reductase yields the protein MTHNVAILGASGYTGAELVRIIATHPRLRVAALSADRKAGQAMGAVFPHLRHLDLPTLTTIDEIDFSQIELVFCALPHGLSQALVKDLPRSVKVVDLGADFRLRDPAAYKKWYGLDHAAVELQPEAVYGLTEFYRKQIKGARLVAGTGCNAATVQFALRPLIEAALIDLDDIVCDLKNGISGAGRSLKENMLFAERSTDVSGYSQGGKHRHLGEFDQEFSLLAGRPVEIIFTPHLVPINRGILASCNVKGDPKAIHAALAARYAEEPFIVVLPFGEAPGMGHVMGSNFCHIGVVGDRKPGRALVVSTLDNLNKGSSGQAIQNANLMLGLPETEGLMLAPVFP from the coding sequence ATGACTCATAACGTCGCAATCCTTGGTGCCAGCGGCTATACCGGTGCCGAACTCGTGCGGATCATTGCCACACACCCACGTCTGCGGGTTGCTGCGCTGTCGGCCGACCGCAAGGCGGGGCAGGCGATGGGCGCGGTGTTTCCGCATCTGCGCCACCTTGATTTGCCGACACTGACCACGATTGACGAAATCGACTTCTCGCAAATCGAGTTGGTGTTTTGCGCGCTGCCGCATGGCCTGAGCCAAGCGCTGGTCAAGGATCTGCCGCGCTCGGTCAAGGTCGTCGATCTGGGCGCCGACTTCCGGCTGCGCGATCCGGCGGCCTATAAAAAATGGTACGGGCTGGACCACGCCGCCGTCGAATTGCAGCCCGAAGCCGTGTACGGCCTGACCGAGTTCTATCGTAAGCAGATCAAGGGCGCACGTTTGGTGGCGGGGACGGGGTGCAACGCGGCGACGGTGCAATTCGCGCTGCGCCCATTGATCGAGGCGGCGCTCATCGACCTTGATGACATAGTCTGCGACCTGAAAAACGGGATTTCCGGGGCCGGGCGGTCGCTCAAGGAAAACATGCTGTTTGCCGAGCGCTCTACCGATGTCTCGGGCTATAGCCAGGGCGGAAAGCACCGGCATCTGGGCGAATTTGATCAGGAATTCAGCCTGTTGGCGGGACGTCCGGTAGAGATCATCTTCACGCCGCATCTGGTGCCGATCAACCGGGGCATTCTGGCGTCGTGCAATGTCAAGGGCGACCCCAAGGCGATTCATGCGGCGCTGGCCGCGCGCTATGCCGAGGAGCCGTTCATCGTCGTGCTGCCCTTCGGCGAAGCGCCGGGGATGGGGCATGTGATGGGCTCGAACTTCTGCCACATCGGCGTGGTCGGCGACCGCAAGCCGGGCCGCGCATTGGTGGTGTCCACGCTGGACAACCTCAACAAGGGCTCCAGCGGGCAGGCGATCCAGAATGCCAACCTGATGCTGGGCCTGCCCGAGACCGAGGGGCTGATGCTGGCCCCTGTTTTCCCATAG
- a CDS encoding holin family protein — MGLIAQFFRALFLRGGLAELGRAGTQVIDAVRPNATRQLQLGHDAFTAVQAEHAEEFRNARGGYFDAFVNGLNRLPRPMLAIGTLSLFIYSMADPAGFSVRMRGLAEVPEPLWWLLGAVVAFYFGARETHHLRAHRPVSPRRVTEDATPAEPRPPENPALAEWRRQNVDTDIDRS; from the coding sequence ATGGGGCTGATCGCACAGTTTTTCCGGGCGTTGTTCTTGCGGGGTGGTCTGGCCGAATTGGGCCGCGCCGGAACCCAGGTGATTGACGCGGTACGCCCCAATGCGACGCGGCAGTTGCAACTGGGCCACGACGCCTTTACCGCGGTGCAGGCCGAACACGCCGAGGAGTTTCGCAACGCACGCGGCGGCTATTTTGACGCGTTCGTCAATGGCTTGAACCGTTTGCCGCGCCCGATGCTGGCGATCGGGACGCTTAGTCTGTTCATCTATTCGATGGCGGATCCGGCCGGGTTTTCCGTGCGGATGCGGGGGCTTGCGGAAGTGCCAGAGCCTCTGTGGTGGCTTCTGGGGGCGGTCGTGGCGTTTTATTTTGGCGCCCGTGAGACGCATCATCTGCGCGCGCATCGGCCCGTCTCGCCGCGCCGGGTGACGGAGGACGCGACGCCGGCCGAGCCGCGCCCCCCTGAGAATCCGGCGCTGGCGGAATGGCGTCGCCAGAACGTCGATACCGACATAGATCGGAGCTGA
- a CDS encoding enoyl-CoA hydratase-related protein, whose product MIYTTLTVTEDNGIGLIVMNRPTLMNALNVQMRAEITAAVRDLGARMRVLVLTGEGRAFCSGQDLGDGASVNELDFGRTLREEYEPMLRAIYDCPIPVIAAVNGAAAGAGANLALAADVVIAAQSAVFLQAFARIGLIPDAGGTYWLPRLVGFARAMGQSLFADKLTADDAAAQGLIWASVPDDQFAAEWRRRAEHLANGPTLTYGAIKKALRKSMTNDLDAQLDLEAQLQGEVGKTRDFREGVMAFLEKRPAKFEGR is encoded by the coding sequence ATGATTTACACCACGCTTACCGTGACCGAAGACAACGGCATTGGCCTGATTGTCATGAACCGCCCGACCTTGATGAATGCGCTGAACGTGCAGATGCGGGCCGAGATCACGGCGGCGGTGCGCGACCTTGGCGCGCGCATGCGGGTCCTGGTACTGACCGGCGAGGGGCGGGCGTTTTGCTCGGGGCAGGATCTGGGCGATGGGGCCTCGGTCAATGAGCTCGATTTCGGGCGCACGCTGCGCGAGGAATACGAACCCATGCTGCGTGCGATTTACGACTGCCCGATCCCGGTGATTGCGGCGGTGAATGGCGCGGCAGCGGGCGCGGGGGCGAACCTTGCGCTGGCGGCGGATGTGGTGATCGCCGCGCAATCGGCGGTGTTTCTGCAAGCTTTCGCGCGCATTGGCCTGATCCCCGACGCCGGTGGCACCTATTGGTTGCCGCGTCTGGTGGGCTTTGCGCGGGCCATGGGGCAATCGCTGTTTGCCGACAAGCTGACCGCCGATGATGCCGCAGCGCAAGGTTTGATCTGGGCGTCCGTGCCAGATGATCAATTCGCCGCGGAATGGCGCCGCCGGGCCGAGCATCTGGCCAACGGTCCGACGCTGACCTATGGCGCGATCAAGAAGGCGCTGCGCAAGAGCATGACCAATGACCTTGATGCGCAGCTTGACCTTGAGGCCCAGTTGCAGGGCGAGGTGGGCAAGACCCGCGATTTTCGCGAGGGTGTGATGGCGTTTCTGGAAAAGCGCCCGGCCAAATTCGAGGGCCGCTAG
- a CDS encoding heme lyase CcmF/NrfE family subunit: MIVELGHFALILAFCAAILQTIVPLVGAHMRWADWMAAANPLASIQFSLIALSFGALTYAFVTSDFSVALVVNNSHTLKPLMYKISGVWGNHEGSLLLWVLIVALFGACAAWFGGNLPATLQARVLAVQGSIGVAFLAFLILTSNPFLRTAFPPFDGRDLNPLLQDPGLAFHPPFLYLGYVGLSMAFSFAVAALIEGKVDAAWGRWVRPWTLAAWIFLTIGIGLGSWWAYYELGWGGFWFWDPVENASFMPWLFATALLHSAIVVEKRESLKAWTILLAILGFGFSLMGTFIVRSGLITSVHAFASDPERGVFILIIFAVFVGGALTLFAMRGAALEAKGVFALVSRESALVLNNVLLAVASFVVFVGTMWPLVSELAFGRVLSVGAPFFNAAFTPFMVALAVVLPIGAILPWKRGSIGKSIRNLWGAALLAIAVGALVWVLQTGGSMLAPVGLSLGLWLILGTLVDLWMRGVRGGVGSRLRRIIRLPRADWGKAMAHSGLGITIFAVSAMLGWASEDIRVAQIGESFEHGGYTFTLTDVRRVQGPNYVSSTGYVDVTRDGVLVTQLEPEKRVYPAAGMPTTEAAIDYGFTRDIYLALGDPQDGGGWALRTYIKPFANWLWGGILIMAFGGLISLTDRRFRVAAGARKAPASATPAE, encoded by the coding sequence ATGATCGTAGAACTCGGACATTTCGCCCTCATCCTCGCCTTCTGTGCGGCCATTTTGCAAACCATTGTGCCCCTTGTCGGGGCGCATATGCGCTGGGCTGACTGGATGGCCGCGGCCAACCCCTTGGCCAGCATACAATTTTCGCTCATCGCGCTGTCGTTCGGCGCGCTGACCTATGCCTTTGTGACCTCGGATTTCTCGGTCGCGCTGGTGGTGAACAACTCGCACACGCTCAAACCGCTGATGTACAAGATTTCAGGCGTTTGGGGGAATCACGAGGGGTCGTTGCTGCTCTGGGTGCTGATTGTGGCGCTTTTCGGCGCCTGTGCCGCGTGGTTTGGCGGCAATCTGCCCGCGACCTTGCAGGCCCGCGTCCTGGCCGTGCAAGGCTCCATCGGTGTGGCGTTTCTGGCCTTTCTGATTCTCACGTCGAACCCGTTTCTGCGCACGGCCTTTCCGCCATTCGATGGCCGTGATCTGAATCCCTTGTTGCAAGACCCCGGCCTCGCGTTCCATCCGCCGTTTTTGTACCTCGGCTATGTCGGCCTGAGCATGGCATTCAGCTTTGCCGTAGCCGCGCTGATCGAGGGCAAGGTCGATGCCGCCTGGGGCCGCTGGGTGCGTCCCTGGACCCTGGCCGCGTGGATATTCCTGACGATTGGTATCGGTCTGGGATCCTGGTGGGCCTATTACGAGTTGGGCTGGGGCGGGTTCTGGTTCTGGGATCCGGTTGAAAATGCCAGCTTCATGCCCTGGCTCTTTGCCACGGCGCTGCTGCACTCGGCGATTGTCGTGGAAAAGCGCGAATCGCTCAAGGCGTGGACAATCCTGCTGGCGATCCTGGGCTTTGGGTTCTCGCTGATGGGCACGTTTATCGTGCGCTCGGGGCTGATCACCTCGGTCCATGCTTTTGCCAGCGATCCCGAGCGCGGCGTGTTCATCCTGATCATCTTTGCGGTGTTTGTCGGCGGGGCGCTGACCCTGTTCGCGATGCGCGGCGCGGCGCTGGAGGCCAAGGGCGTGTTTGCGCTGGTCAGTCGCGAATCCGCGCTGGTGCTGAACAATGTGTTGCTGGCGGTGGCATCTTTCGTGGTGTTTGTCGGCACCATGTGGCCCTTGGTCTCTGAACTGGCGTTTGGCCGGGTGTTGTCGGTCGGGGCACCGTTCTTCAATGCGGCTTTCACGCCGTTCATGGTGGCCTTGGCCGTGGTTCTACCGATTGGCGCGATCCTGCCGTGGAAGCGCGGCAGCATCGGCAAATCCATCCGCAACCTGTGGGGCGCGGCGCTGTTGGCGATTGCCGTCGGGGCTTTGGTCTGGGTGCTGCAAACCGGCGGGTCGATGTTGGCGCCGGTGGGCCTGTCGCTGGGGCTTTGGCTGATCCTTGGCACATTGGTGGATTTGTGGATGCGCGGCGTGCGGGGCGGTGTCGGCAGCCGGTTGCGTCGCATCATCCGGTTGCCGCGCGCCGACTGGGGCAAGGCGATGGCCCATAGCGGGCTGGGGATCACGATTTTCGCGGTGTCGGCAATGCTGGGCTGGGCCAGCGAAGATATTCGCGTGGCGCAAATCGGTGAGAGCTTCGAGCACGGTGGCTACACCTTCACGCTGACCGATGTGCGCCGCGTGCAGGGGCCGAATTATGTCTCGTCCACCGGGTATGTCGATGTGACGCGCGACGGGGTTCTGGTGACGCAACTCGAGCCCGAAAAGCGCGTCTATCCCGCCGCCGGAATGCCCACCACCGAGGCGGCGATTGATTACGGCTTTACCCGCGACATCTATCTGGCCTTGGGCGATCCGCAGGACGGCGGCGGCTGGGCCTTGCGGACCTATATCAAACCCTTTGCCAATTGGCTCTGGGGCGGGATCCTCATCATGGCTTTTGGGGGCTTGATCTCGTTGACGGATCGGCGCTTCAGGGTCGCGGCGGGGGCGCGCAAAGCACCCGCAAGTGCCACACCGGCGGAGTGA
- a CDS encoding dimethyl sulfoxide reductase anchor subunit family protein, with protein MHPAPSVIAFTVLSGLGLGLLAFLGLGMIQPTGLAAFLWFGLGYALTLIGLAASAFHLGRPERALKAFSQWRTSWLSREAVLATAALLFMAPHAAGLVFWGRPLTGFGAIGGVLCLQTVLATAMIYTQLRSVPRWNHWTTPAVFLLAALTGGALLAGMAFLALILLPWLAVALACHWVLGDRQFAASGSDLGTATGLGARGMVRQLEPPHTGQNYLLTEMVYVVARKHALKLRVLALLLACIVPSGILWIAPFTVISTAAATLAHLIGMATARWLFFAEAEHVVGLYYGRRA; from the coding sequence ATGCACCCTGCACCCTCTGTCATCGCTTTCACTGTCCTCTCTGGCCTTGGCTTGGGATTGTTGGCCTTTCTGGGGCTTGGCATGATCCAACCCACGGGCCTTGCCGCGTTCTTGTGGTTCGGTCTGGGCTATGCCTTGACGCTGATCGGCCTCGCCGCCTCGGCGTTTCATCTTGGCCGCCCAGAGCGCGCGCTCAAGGCGTTCTCGCAATGGCGCACCAGTTGGCTTTCGCGCGAGGCGGTGCTGGCGACGGCAGCCTTGCTGTTCATGGCCCCCCATGCGGCGGGGCTGGTGTTCTGGGGGCGGCCCTTGACCGGCTTTGGGGCCATCGGCGGCGTGTTGTGTCTGCAAACCGTGCTGGCAACCGCGATGATCTACACCCAGTTGCGCAGCGTGCCGCGCTGGAACCACTGGACGACACCCGCGGTCTTTCTGCTCGCGGCCCTGACCGGAGGGGCCTTATTGGCCGGAATGGCCTTTCTTGCGCTGATCCTGTTGCCTTGGCTGGCAGTTGCGCTGGCCTGCCATTGGGTGCTGGGCGACCGTCAATTCGCGGCCTCGGGGTCCGACCTTGGCACCGCAACCGGGTTGGGCGCGCGCGGCATGGTGCGTCAACTGGAGCCGCCGCATACCGGGCAGAACTATTTGCTGACGGAAATGGTCTATGTCGTGGCCCGCAAACACGCGCTGAAACTGCGCGTTCTGGCGCTGCTTTTGGCCTGTATCGTGCCCTCTGGCATCTTGTGGATCGCGCCGTTTACCGTGATCAGCACGGCTGCGGCAACGCTGGCGCACCTGATCGGCATGGCGACCGCCCGCTGGTTGTTCTTTGCCGAGGCCGAACATGTCGTCGGCCTCTATTATGGGCGACGCGCCTAG
- a CDS encoding holin-associated N-acetylmuramidase has protein sequence MRTVMDLAEEIVDREGGFVNDPNDPGGATNFGVTIHTMRRLGLDLTGDGAVDIDDVRAMTRAQAVEIFVEHYYHRPRIAALPEVLQPSVFDMYVNAGGNAVRILQRLLIDMGYDIDVDGAIGPQTLRAAQSAALAAPDHIADAYGIARRDYYYGLGDRRPASRRYAKRRDGGKGGWILRAEVFISPRYHLSAAAHRERTASWG, from the coding sequence ATGCGTACAGTTATGGACCTCGCCGAAGAAATCGTCGACCGCGAGGGGGGCTTTGTCAACGACCCCAACGACCCCGGCGGCGCCACGAATTTCGGTGTCACCATTCACACCATGCGCCGCCTCGGGCTGGACCTGACGGGCGATGGCGCGGTGGATATCGACGACGTGCGCGCCATGACCCGGGCGCAGGCCGTCGAGATTTTCGTCGAGCATTATTATCACCGCCCGCGCATCGCGGCGCTGCCCGAGGTGCTTCAGCCCTCGGTGTTCGACATGTATGTCAACGCGGGCGGCAATGCGGTGCGCATCCTGCAACGGCTGTTGATCGACATGGGCTATGACATCGACGTCGATGGAGCGATTGGTCCGCAGACCCTGCGCGCCGCACAGTCCGCCGCCTTGGCCGCGCCAGATCATATCGCGGATGCCTATGGCATCGCGCGCCGCGATTATTATTACGGGTTGGGCGACCGCCGCCCGGCAAGTCGGCGCTATGCCAAACGGCGTGATGGTGGCAAAGGCGGCTGGATTTTGCGGGCCGAGGTCTTCATCTCGCCGCGCTATCATCTGAGCGCTGCCGCACATCGGGAAAGGACCGCATCATGGGGCTGA
- a CDS encoding 4Fe-4S dicluster domain-containing protein, with protein MTALPATTERKLGLVIDLDTCVGCHACVVSCKGWNTENYGAPLSDMDAYGANPVGTFLNRVHSYEVSAPDAPPMVVHFPKSCLHCEDAPCVTVCPTGASYKRTEDGIVLVNEQDCIGCGLCAWACPYGAREMDALAGVMKKCTLCVDRIYNENLPEIDREPACVRTCPAGARHFGDFSDPDSAVSQLVAARGGMDLMPEQGTRPVNKYLPPRARDALPVAPAATPDPSTDGLSGFLGWIDRTLSRF; from the coding sequence ATGACCGCCCTTCCCGCCACCACCGAGCGCAAGCTGGGGTTGGTCATCGACCTTGACACCTGCGTCGGCTGTCATGCCTGCGTGGTCTCGTGCAAGGGCTGGAACACCGAGAATTATGGCGCGCCCTTGTCGGATATGGACGCCTATGGCGCGAATCCGGTGGGCACCTTCCTGAACCGGGTGCACAGCTACGAGGTTTCCGCGCCTGATGCCCCGCCAATGGTGGTGCATTTCCCAAAATCCTGCCTGCATTGCGAGGATGCGCCCTGCGTCACCGTCTGCCCCACCGGCGCCAGCTATAAACGCACCGAGGATGGGATCGTGCTGGTCAACGAACAGGATTGCATCGGTTGCGGGCTTTGCGCCTGGGCTTGCCCATACGGCGCGCGCGAGATGGACGCCTTGGCGGGGGTGATGAAGAAATGCACCCTCTGCGTGGACCGCATTTACAATGAAAACCTGCCCGAGATCGACCGCGAGCCGGCCTGCGTGCGCACCTGCCCGGCAGGCGCGCGGCATTTTGGCGATTTCTCGGATCCAGACAGTGCCGTGTCGCAGCTGGTCGCCGCGCGGGGTGGCATGGACCTGATGCCAGAACAAGGCACACGTCCGGTCAACAAATACCTGCCACCGCGCGCACGCGACGCCCTGCCCGTGGCCCCGGCCGCAACGCCGGACCCCTCGACCGACGGGCTTTCGGGCTTCCTCGGTTGGATTGACCGCACTTTGTCGAGGTTCTGA
- the ccmE gene encoding cytochrome c maturation protein CcmE, producing MAGLKSLKKKRRVQIIVVAAVALALSTGLIGYAMRDGINFFRSPSQVLAEPPTANEVFRLGGMVEVGSLQRGQGEEIAFRVTDFCHSVEVTYRGILPDLFGENEGTVATGRLVDGVFQASEILAKHDETYMPREVSNSLDGNTAETEHPECAYHGAYATSGGDT from the coding sequence ATGGCCGGACTGAAAAGCCTGAAAAAGAAGCGCCGTGTGCAGATCATCGTGGTTGCGGCGGTGGCGCTGGCGCTGTCGACGGGGCTGATCGGCTACGCCATGCGTGACGGGATCAATTTCTTCCGGTCGCCCAGTCAGGTGCTTGCCGAGCCGCCAACCGCGAACGAGGTGTTTCGCCTTGGCGGCATGGTCGAGGTGGGCTCCTTGCAGCGCGGACAGGGCGAGGAGATCGCCTTTCGCGTCACCGATTTCTGTCATTCGGTAGAGGTGACCTATCGCGGGATCCTGCCGGATCTGTTCGGCGAAAACGAGGGGACCGTCGCGACCGGGCGTCTGGTCGACGGTGTGTTTCAAGCCAGCGAAATTCTGGCCAAACACGACGAGACCTATATGCCGCGCGAAGTCTCGAATTCGCTCGACGGCAATACCGCTGAAACCGAGCACCCCGAATGTGCCTATCATGGCGCTTACGCAACGTCCGGTGGCGATACCTGA
- a CDS encoding glutamate racemase, producing the protein MAVGVFDSGLGGLTVLEALTRKLPDVPFVYFGDNANTPYGVRDADDIYNLTCAGVQRLFDEGCDLVILACNTASAAALRRMQDGWIPEGKRVLGVFVPLIEALTERQWGDNSPPREVAVKHVALFATPATVASRAFQRELAFRAIGVDVEAQPCGGVVDAIEQGDLILAEALVHSHVEALHRRMPNPEAAVLGCTHYPLMEEAFRAALGPKVEVFSQPELVAASLADYLMRHPEMLGSGNTSAYLTTGDPVAVGHKATLFMRRRIPFAAA; encoded by the coding sequence ATGGCGGTTGGCGTTTTTGATTCCGGGCTTGGTGGGCTGACGGTGCTCGAGGCGCTGACGCGCAAACTGCCCGACGTCCCGTTTGTCTACTTTGGCGACAACGCCAACACACCCTACGGTGTTCGTGATGCCGATGACATATATAACCTGACCTGTGCCGGGGTTCAGCGCCTGTTCGATGAGGGCTGCGATCTGGTCATCCTGGCCTGCAACACGGCCTCGGCCGCGGCACTCAGACGGATGCAGGATGGCTGGATCCCCGAGGGAAAGCGCGTGCTTGGCGTGTTTGTCCCACTCATCGAGGCACTCACCGAGCGGCAATGGGGCGACAACAGCCCGCCGCGCGAGGTCGCGGTCAAACACGTCGCGCTGTTCGCCACCCCGGCAACGGTGGCCAGTCGCGCCTTCCAGCGTGAATTGGCGTTTCGGGCCATTGGCGTCGATGTCGAGGCGCAGCCTTGTGGCGGTGTGGTCGATGCCATTGAGCAAGGTGATCTGATCCTTGCCGAAGCGCTGGTGCACAGCCATGTCGAAGCCCTGCATCGGCGGATGCCAAACCCCGAGGCGGCGGTTCTGGGATGCACGCATTATCCGCTGATGGAAGAGGCCTTCCGCGCGGCGCTTGGCCCCAAGGTCGAGGTGTTCTCGCAGCCCGAACTCGTGGCGGCCAGCCTCGCGGATTACCTCATGCGGCATCCGGAAATGCTGGGGAGCGGGAACACCAGCGCCTATCTGACGACAGGCGATCCCGTCGCGGTGGGGCACAAAGCCACTCTGTTCATGCGCCGACGCATTCCGTTCGCGGCGGCGTGA